DNA sequence from the Parasphaerochaeta coccoides DSM 17374 genome:
TACGGGCAATGTCTTTCATCACATCAAGCACACCTTTGACCATCTCCGGGTCAAGAGCGCTGGTCGGTTCATCAAACAACATGATCTTGGGCTGCATTGTCAGGGCACGGGCTATGGCCACCCGCTGCTGCTGTCCACCGGACAACTGGTTCGGGTACATGGAGGCTTTGTCGGCGACACCGACCTGCTCCAGGTTATTCATTGCGATTTCACGAGCCTCCGCAGGCGTGAGACGCTTGAGTCTGACAGGGGCAAGGGTCAGATTTTCCAGCACGGTCTTATGGGGATAGAGATTGAAGTTCTGGAATACCATGGACATGTCCTGGCGAAGGTTATGGAGCTGCCCGTCACTCAAGCCAGAAAGATTGTTGCCAAAAACTTCCACTTCACCATCAGCAGGAACCTCGAAACGGTTCATGCAACGAAGCATCGTACTCTTTCCTGAACCTGACGGACCAATGATGACAGTCTTTGAGCCTACGGGTATGGTGACAT
Encoded proteins:
- a CDS encoding amino acid ABC transporter ATP-binding protein, whose product is MKGTAVKMKGVRMGFGSLEVLRGIDVTIPVGSKTVIIGPSGSGKSTMLRCMNRFEVPADGEVEVFGNNLSGLSDGQLHNLRQDMSMVFQNFNLYPHKTVLENLTLAPVRLKRLTPAEAREIAMNNLEQVGVADKASMYPNQLSGGQQQRVAIARALTMQPKIMLFDEPTSALDPEMVKGVLDVMKDIARKDITMVVVTHEMGFAQSVADRVLFLDEGKIVEDGAPAQVFGHPTHERTKRFLSQILKSA